A section of the Verrucomicrobium sp. GAS474 genome encodes:
- a CDS encoding glycosyltransferase family 1 protein has protein sequence MKIALDTSHLFIAREGIARYLRGLLKGFATVGTPGMEIETVAWPVENFGFQQPLRAMKTAYREGIWGRIIAPVALRLQKFDLLHSQGDIIPPSLFPNQVITLHDLARLRFPQFMRPWNRLMAGNRLSYLHQARRIHCISHFTADEAHRLLGIPLSKIEVIHLGVDALPVEEPTDAFRATIPESYFLFVSALKPNKNIRLLREIYLLAESRSIALPPLLLVGARMEGCMSEGTPPASWKFLGHVSDATLGWLYSRAEGLLFPSLYEGFGFPPAEAMRLRCPVLCGRVASLPEVCGEGAFYSELSPEPFLETMRQVLSEPNQREDKVEEGYQHSLGFSWEKCAREHLELYASV, from the coding sequence ATGAAGATTGCCCTCGATACCTCGCACCTCTTTATCGCCCGGGAAGGGATTGCCCGCTATCTGCGGGGCCTGCTGAAGGGTTTCGCCACGGTGGGAACGCCCGGGATGGAGATCGAAACCGTCGCGTGGCCGGTCGAGAATTTCGGATTCCAGCAGCCGCTGCGGGCGATGAAGACGGCTTACCGGGAAGGGATCTGGGGACGGATCATCGCGCCCGTCGCGCTGCGCCTTCAAAAATTCGATCTCCTCCACTCCCAGGGCGATATCATTCCGCCCTCCCTTTTTCCGAATCAGGTCATCACCCTGCACGACCTCGCTCGCCTCCGCTTCCCCCAATTCATGCGCCCCTGGAACCGCCTCATGGCGGGGAATCGCCTTTCCTACCTCCATCAGGCGCGGCGGATTCATTGCATCAGCCATTTCACCGCCGATGAGGCCCACCGCTTGCTGGGTATTCCCTTGTCGAAAATCGAGGTGATTCACCTCGGGGTCGATGCCCTGCCGGTCGAAGAGCCGACCGACGCTTTTCGGGCGACGATTCCCGAATCCTATTTCCTGTTCGTCAGCGCCCTGAAGCCGAACAAAAACATCCGCCTGCTGCGGGAGATCTATCTCTTGGCGGAAAGCCGGAGCATCGCTCTTCCTCCGCTCCTGCTGGTCGGAGCGAGGATGGAAGGGTGCATGAGCGAGGGGACGCCTCCCGCTTCGTGGAAGTTCCTGGGACATGTCTCCGATGCCACGCTCGGATGGCTATACTCCCGGGCGGAGGGGCTCCTTTTCCCCAGCCTGTACGAGGGCTTCGGCTTTCCGCCCGCCGAGGCGATGCGCCTGCGCTGCCCCGTCCTGTGCGGCCGGGTGGCCAGCCTGCCCGAAGTCTGCGGAGAAGGGGCCTTTTACTCCGAGTTGAGTCCCGAGCCCTTTCTGGAGACGATGCGCCAGGTGCTTTCCGAGCCGAATCAAAGGGAGGACAAGGTCGAGGAGGGCTATCAGCACAGCCTGGGCTTCTCCTGGGAAAAGTGCGCGCGGGAGCATCTCGAACTCTACGCCTCGGTCTGA
- a CDS encoding DUF5069 domain-containing protein — MSTPIASFDLTQRPPRSPRSRLGGYAILPRMLDKGRAVLAGKNGEYHYDCGLDQHIIKFIGFDPAALSKELAAGKGDGEILEWLNANAKTPRTPWEIEAWSTYQDKRGPDSDAETLGFFAEKVGQFTKTREDIKTWFDFLDLDDHVSFGGKA; from the coding sequence ATGAGCACCCCCATCGCCTCCTTCGACCTCACCCAGCGCCCGCCCCGGAGCCCCCGCAGCCGTCTCGGCGGTTACGCCATCCTGCCCCGCATGCTCGACAAGGGCCGCGCCGTCCTCGCCGGAAAGAACGGCGAATATCATTACGACTGCGGCCTCGACCAGCACATCATCAAGTTCATCGGGTTCGATCCCGCCGCCCTCTCGAAGGAACTCGCCGCCGGCAAGGGCGACGGGGAGATCCTCGAATGGCTGAACGCGAACGCGAAGACCCCCCGCACCCCGTGGGAAATCGAAGCCTGGTCCACTTACCAGGACAAGCGCGGCCCCGACAGCGACGCCGAAACCCTCGGCTTCTTCGCCGAGAAGGTTGGCCAATTCACGAAAACGCGGGAAGATATCAAGACGTGGTTCGACTTCCTCGATCTCGACGATCATGTCAGCTTCGGCGGCAAGGCCTAA
- a CDS encoding Rrf2 family transcriptional regulator — protein sequence MAAVNTQFSIAVHLMSGLGCSSRKDLTSGTLSKSVNASPSFVRRTVAKLSKAGLIRTTRGKTGTCVLAKRPREISLLDIYRAVEPPKAFAIHSYPPMKGCAVSCHIHAALQGILDKAQNAVEASLRKTTLADVIATIQAG from the coding sequence ATGGCCGCCGTGAACACCCAGTTCTCCATTGCCGTCCATCTCATGAGCGGGCTGGGGTGTTCCTCCCGGAAGGACCTCACCTCGGGGACCCTTTCCAAGAGCGTCAACGCCAGTCCCAGCTTCGTCCGCCGGACGGTGGCGAAGCTCTCCAAGGCGGGCCTGATCCGCACCACCCGCGGCAAGACGGGGACCTGCGTCCTCGCCAAGCGGCCTCGGGAGATCTCGTTGCTCGACATCTACCGCGCCGTCGAGCCGCCGAAGGCCTTCGCGATCCACTCCTACCCCCCCATGAAGGGGTGCGCCGTCAGCTGCCACATCCATGCCGCCCTCCAGGGCATCCTCGACAAGGCTCAGAACGCGGTGGAGGCGAGCCTCCGTAAAACCACCCTCGCCGACGTCATCGCGACGATCCAGGCGGGATAA
- a CDS encoding glycosyltransferase family 9 protein, with protein sequence MKRLLLLENHRLGDAVMSLPFLRGATEAGWEVHAGSSTAARAVYETVLPPERIVTWDRSVDSFRALRRIGAEAGVSVWADVRDHLLLRLLGIPRRIGFPMNRRNYYANHLAWRQRSLRIGQALQGACRLGGLRLLTDSLQRTDYSQHHVADWGQIAAEIDFPLRLEAPWLDLPPLPLSDAAEQFLRDHAGEGIWVLHPGAFQPGKRWPHYARLVRELFEPRGIPLIVVETPEAAPIPLSSPNSLAWPVESLAAFFQLVSRCDFVLCNDSAASHVGAALGKRVLTVFGSGSSDWFAPYAPGAVVFESSACPVRPCFDRCVQPSFLCLEGVSFETVAAGVERALASTN encoded by the coding sequence ATGAAGCGCCTTCTGCTTTTGGAAAATCACCGCCTCGGGGACGCAGTGATGAGCCTCCCGTTTTTACGCGGCGCGACGGAGGCCGGATGGGAGGTCCATGCGGGTTCCTCGACGGCGGCCCGTGCCGTCTATGAAACGGTCCTTCCTCCGGAGCGGATCGTGACGTGGGACCGCTCGGTCGACTCGTTCCGGGCCTTGCGCCGGATCGGTGCCGAGGCGGGCGTCTCAGTCTGGGCCGACGTCAGGGATCACCTGTTGCTCCGCCTGCTCGGCATCCCGCGCCGGATCGGGTTCCCCATGAACCGGCGGAACTACTACGCGAACCACTTGGCGTGGCGGCAACGGAGCCTCCGGATCGGGCAGGCGCTCCAGGGAGCCTGCCGTCTGGGCGGCCTGCGGCTGCTGACCGACAGCCTGCAGCGGACCGATTACTCCCAGCATCACGTGGCCGACTGGGGCCAGATCGCCGCGGAAATCGATTTCCCCCTCCGCCTCGAAGCCCCCTGGCTCGACCTTCCGCCCCTTCCTCTTTCCGACGCGGCGGAGCAGTTCCTCCGCGATCATGCGGGGGAGGGGATCTGGGTTCTCCACCCCGGGGCGTTCCAGCCGGGGAAGCGGTGGCCCCATTACGCGAGGCTGGTGCGGGAACTCTTCGAGCCGAGGGGTATCCCGCTGATCGTGGTGGAGACGCCCGAGGCGGCTCCGATTCCGTTGAGTTCCCCCAACAGCCTGGCCTGGCCGGTCGAATCGCTCGCCGCCTTTTTTCAGCTGGTCTCCCGATGCGACTTCGTGTTGTGCAACGATTCCGCCGCCTCCCATGTCGGGGCGGCCTTGGGGAAGCGGGTCTTGACCGTCTTCGGCTCCGGCTCGTCCGATTGGTTCGCCCCCTACGCGCCCGGGGCAGTCGTCTTCGAGTCTTCGGCCTGCCCGGTCCGGCCCTGCTTTGATCGATGCGTCCAGCCTTCTTTCCTTTGCCTGGAGGGGGTTTCGTTTGAAACCGTGGCGGCGGGGGTCGAGCGCGCTCTCGCATCGACCAATTGA
- a CDS encoding NAD-dependent epimerase/dehydratase family protein, with the protein MSDAKVKVLVTGAAGFIGSHICRHLIREGCQVVALDDLSGGFADHVPPEAEFVRGSINDEALINDLFATHRFEEVYHLAAYAAEGLSHFIKHFNYTNNLLGSVNLINASVNHGVKLFVFTSSIAVYGRNQLPMREELVPAPEDPYGIAKYAVELDLAESHEMFGLNYAVFRPHNVYGEHQNLGDPYRNVIGIFMNRILRGEPLTIFGDGTQTRAFSYIDDVAPAIVSVRHRPEAWNQVFNVGADTPYEVRRLADVIAADFGVKTPEIQFLPARNEVEHAYCSHEKIRRFFPETARAATLEEGVAKMGAWARKVGSREGQPFGKIEVPKNMPPSWAALTLNQARK; encoded by the coding sequence ATGTCTGATGCGAAAGTGAAAGTGCTGGTCACGGGAGCAGCCGGATTTATCGGTTCCCATATTTGCCGCCACTTGATCCGGGAAGGATGCCAGGTGGTCGCCTTGGACGATCTTTCGGGCGGCTTCGCCGACCACGTCCCCCCCGAGGCCGAATTCGTCCGGGGCTCGATTAATGACGAGGCGCTGATCAACGACCTCTTCGCCACCCACCGCTTCGAGGAAGTCTATCACCTGGCCGCCTACGCCGCCGAGGGCCTGAGCCACTTCATCAAGCATTTCAATTACACCAATAACCTCCTCGGGAGCGTCAATCTGATCAACGCCTCGGTGAATCACGGCGTGAAGCTCTTCGTCTTCACCTCGTCGATCGCCGTCTACGGACGGAACCAGCTGCCGATGCGGGAGGAACTCGTCCCCGCCCCCGAAGACCCCTACGGCATCGCGAAGTACGCCGTCGAGCTCGACCTCGCCGAGAGCCACGAGATGTTCGGCCTGAACTACGCCGTCTTCCGCCCCCACAACGTCTACGGGGAACACCAGAACCTCGGCGATCCCTACCGCAACGTCATCGGCATCTTCATGAACCGCATCCTGCGCGGGGAGCCGCTCACGATCTTCGGCGACGGAACCCAGACGCGGGCCTTCTCCTACATCGACGACGTGGCGCCCGCCATCGTCTCGGTCCGCCACCGCCCCGAGGCCTGGAACCAGGTCTTCAACGTCGGCGCCGACACCCCCTACGAGGTCCGCCGCCTGGCCGACGTGATCGCCGCCGATTTCGGCGTGAAGACCCCCGAGATCCAGTTCCTCCCGGCGCGGAACGAGGTCGAGCACGCCTATTGCAGCCACGAGAAAATCCGCCGCTTCTTCCCCGAGACCGCCCGCGCGGCGACCCTCGAGGAAGGCGTGGCGAAGATGGGGGCCTGGGCGCGGAAAGTGGGCTCCCGCGAGGGGCAGCCCTTCGGCAAGATCGAGGTCCCGAAGAACATGCCCCCCAGCTGGGCGGCCCTCACCCTGAATCAGGCGCGGAAATAA